A single Euwallacea similis isolate ESF13 chromosome 1, ESF131.1, whole genome shotgun sequence DNA region contains:
- the Hmgcl gene encoding hydroxymethylglutaryl-CoA lyase, mitochondrial, producing MILQRSLIKLKRISVNITFPRSKSSVRIVEVGPRDGLQNEPMQVPTETKIELINRLSETGLKTIEVTSFVSPKWVPQMADNSKVFAGILKKPDISYPVLVPNLKGLEAAIKVGAKEIAVFLSASESFSKKNINCTIEESLAAAKTVIATAKNQSLKVRGYVSCVVGCPYDGNVKPAAVSRVAESLLSYGCYELSLGDTIGVGSKNSIESMLHDVLQITSPDKLAIHCHDTYGQALVNICTSLDRGITVVDSSVAGLGGCPYAKGATGNVATEDLVYMLHGCGVDTDVDLKKLVNVGRFISDFLKRPPLSKVNNAMFSKMQ from the exons ATGATACTACAAAGGAGTCTGATAAAATTGAAGAGAATCTCCGTAAACATTACATTTCCTCGC aGTAAATCTTCCGTTCGAATTGTAGAAGTAGGTCCAAGAGACGGTTTACAAAATGAACCAATGCAAGTGCCCACTGAAAcgaaaattgaattgataAATAGACTGTCAGAAACTGGACTTAAAACTATTGAAGTCACGAG CTTTGTTAGTCCTAAATGGGTTCCTCAGATGGCAGATAATAGCAAAGTATTTGCAGGAATACTTAAAAAGCCTGATATTTCATATCCTGTGTTGGTACCAAACCTAAAGGGACTGGAAGCAGCA ATTAAAGTCGGAGCTAAAGAAATCGCCGTTTTCTTATCAGCATCTGAAAGCTTCTCTAAAAAGAACATAAATTGCACCATAGAGGAAAGTCTAGCTGCTGCTAAAACTGTGATAGCCACTGCCAAAAACCAAAGCCTCAAGGTTCGAGGTTACGTATCCTGCGTGGTAGGTTGCCCTTATGATGGCAATGTAAAACCAGCAGCAGTCAGCCGTGTAGCTGAGTCTTTGTTGAGTTACGGCTGCTATGAACTTTCTTTAGGAGACACCATAGGTGTAGGATCTAAGAACTCGATAGAAAGTATGTTACACGACGTTCTACAAATTACCTCACCAGATAAATTGGCAATTCACTGTCACGACACATATGGCCAGGCTTTAGTTAATATTTGTACATCCCTGGACAGGGGTATTACAGTAGTAGATTCTTCTGTGGCGGGCCTTGGAGGTTGCCCCTATGCAAAAGGCGCTACAGGTAATGTTGCGACTGAGGATTTGGTCTACATGTTGCATGGTTGTGGAGTAGACACAGATGTtgatttgaagaaattagtcaaTGTTGGCCGGTTTATTTccgattttttgaaaagacCCCCGCTTTCTAAAGTTAATAATGCCATGTTTTcgaaaatgcaataa
- the LOC136411313 gene encoding ATP synthase mitochondrial F1 complex assembly factor 1 translates to MHLTSLMRKVLLYRGSYKLPKQLSQKNIMTTPRKLQEILEDLKDNPYYGKYAEKIVQAQKTAPEEFKSRIMDLSKNSEKKFEPPKERQYSELLNPKEEIKSLRQTNETKLDDILKVDLIKDKSKEEIEVIWEKYHSEKEGCIAAVIPAKDFALLEERSSKYHTFLFPLPRSQGYEFIMCQFELNAVHFTPLLYFQVHKENAPECLTITHYKEFKDNKGIILMRGEYNKNVLNPKEAQCLANQLQLYYVQSDEQKLKLLEKFTFSPDSFDHMDLVKEISNLSLS, encoded by the coding sequence ATGCATCTGACATCATTAATGCGAAAAGTTTTGCTATACAGAGGCTCTTACAAACTACCTAAACAATTATCTCAGAAAAACATAATGACTACTCCgagaaaattgcaagaaatcTTAGAAGACTTAAAAGATAATCCTTATTATGGCAAATATGCAGAGAAAATTGTACAAGCTCAGAAAACTGCACCTGAAGAGTTTAAGAGTCGAATAATGGATTTATCAAAAAACAgtgaaaagaaatttgaacCACCAAAAGAAAGACAATATTCTGAACTATTGAATccaaaagaagaaattaaatctCTACGGCAAactaatgaaacaaaattggaTGATATCTTGAAAGTCGActtaattaaagataaatctAAGGAAGAAATTGAAGTTATATGGGAGAAATATCATTCGGAAAAGGAAGGTTGCATTGCAGCAGTTATTCCTGCAAAGGATTTTGCACTTTTAGAAGAAAGATCATCAAAATatcacacatttttatttcctttgcCTCGAAGTCAAGGATATGAGTTCATAATGTGTCAATTTGAACTCAATGCTGTTCACTTTACGCCGCTCCTATATTTCCAAGTGCACAAAGAAAATGCTCCGGAGTGTCTCACTATAACTCACTATAAAGAATTCAAAGACAATAAAGGCATCATTTTAATGAGAGGGgaatataacaaaaatgtgTTGAATCCCAAAGAAGCTCAATGTTTGGCCAACCAATTGCAGTTGTATTATGTGCAAAGTGATGAACAGAAACTGaaacttttggaaaaatttactttcagtCCAGACAGTTTCGATCACATGGATTTAGTGAAGGAAATTAGCAACTTATCTTTATCTTag
- the LOC136410934 gene encoding EF-hand domain-containing family member C2-like, whose protein sequence is MSLRCPDLPFLPGCTFNSNIGKQNFHLNRACEFIGKGNRALVEKAPKKPNIFGPPTDKFLSTYSRSQFVELPGWIKFDKQILCFYAFFQETLREVRGSPFQVRNVKIYYFLEDGTIQVIEPKVQNSGISQGTLISRQRIRYPPPMDENFYDLIDFNIGREIEFHGRIFKITNCDKFTRTFLNRCGISVPDPIVGPTDPYMELRSYDRDAFQSKKFNRNNDTLGKFLENDGKVLHFKAYWDDQDTDYGYLHYLELLYYLADDTIAIKELQSESGGEPGFMFLRRAKLPKRCKELLPVGSHTNYTVLNVLGSSLSNRRYIVDPLDCGRENIEYYTERDLSIGGVIHCYGRKLILTDCDTFTKEYYATKYGISEFNPIPIPTKNNRASIYADKPKERELPPWNGFGSYEDSAQNCITVEPKAPHRDFKKFFLYDRTGLDSHILRFKAKMISTIFEKCSRNFIISYFLVDDTISVFEVGQRNSGFNTSTFAAKSPVQLPGQKSSSNTPPLCYTPQHMFIGATLIINEFQFVLVDADEYALRYMELNCGQFPKANLKQIMKNVREKLAPVYKDFVAENIPKETSVMPYSQLRAKLCSVMDKDFTEHEMITIARGFSASCCNPTQDRKKIRAIALTELKRYLWDDLDRLREYFVHADHLKTGRLTMKECYTVLKGARLPFDNELLKKILEVANKDEECKLAYDEILQFLDRNICAPPDEPPINVKSDLWSFSEPRPEIGQLIDWWAFNKYLDLESTFRDTVDQNTIKALEKQ, encoded by the exons ATGTCTCTCAGATGTCCAGATCTACCATTTCTACCAGGATGTACCTTCAACTCAAAC ATTGGgaagcaaaatttccatttaaatagAGCATGTGAGTTTATTGGAAAAGGAAACAGGGCTCTTGTTGAAAAAGCCCCCAAAAAGCCTAATATATTTGGGCCTCCAACTGATAAGTTCCTATCTACCTATTCTAGGAGCCAATTTGTGGAACTTCCGGGTTGGATCAAGTTCGACAAACAA ATTTTGTGTTTCTATGCATTTTTCCAAGAAACCCTTCGAGAAGTCCGAGGTTCCCCTTTTCAAGTACGGAACGTgaagatatattattttttggaagaTGGAACAATTCAGGTGATTGAGCCAAAAGTGCAAAATAGTGGAATTTCTCAGG GTACTTTGATATCGAGGCAGCGAATCAGATATCCTCCTCCCATGGATGAAAATTTCTACGATTTGATCGATTTTAACATAGGAAGGGAGATAGAATTTCATGGAAGGATTTTCAAGATTACTAATTGCGATAAATTCACAAGAACATTTCTCAATCGTTGTGGGATATCGGTGCCAGATCCTATTGTTGGTCCAACTGATCCTTATATGGAACTTCGTTCTTATGATAGGGATGCATTTCAGTCCAAGAAATTCAATAGAAATAACGACACCcttggaaaatttttggaaaatgatgGAAAG GTATTGCATTTCAAAGCCTATTGGGACGATCAAGATACGGATTACGGTTACTTGCATTATTTAGAACTTCTATATTATCTGGCTGATGATACTATAGCAATTAAAGAACTTCAGTCGGAATCAGGAGGGGAACCTGGATTCATGTTCCTAAGACGAGCAAAATTGCCAAAGAG ATGTAAAGAATTACTACCTGTAGGAAGCCATACCAACTATACAGTTCTGAATGTATTGGGATCGTCACTAAGCAACAGACGATACATTGTAGATCCCTTGGATTGTGGGCGTGAGAATATTGAGTACTACACTGAAAGAGATCTCAGCATTGGAG GAGTTATACATTGCTACGGTCGCAAACTGATCCTCACTGATTGTGACACGTTTACCAAGGAATACTATGCAACTAAATACGGTATAAGCGAGTTCAATCCCATACCCATACCCACCAAAAATAATAGAGCCTCAATTTATGCTGACAAACCCAAAGAACGAGAATTGCCTCCTTGGAATGGGTTTGGGTCCTACGAGGATTCAGCGCAGAATTGCATTACTGTTGAGCCTAAGGCACCACACAGggactttaaaaaattttttctttatgacAG gaCTGGTCTTGATAGCCATATACTAcgttttaaagcaaaaatgataTCTACGATATTTGAAAAGTGTTCCAGAAATTTCATCATCAGTTACTTTCTAGTAGATGATACAATTTCTGTCTTTGAAGTCGGACAAAGAAATTCTG GCTTTAACACCTCAACATTCGCTGCAAAAAGCCCAGTACAACTACCCGGTCAGAAATCAAGCTCCAATACACCACCTTTATGCTACACCCCTCAACATATGTTTATAGGTGCTACTCTAATTATCAacgaatttcaatttgttcttGTCGATGCTGACGAGTATGCCTTGAGGTACATGGAGTTAAATTGCGGGCAG TTTCCAAAAGCGAATCTAAagcaaattatgaaaaatgtaagGGAAAAACTTGCGCCCGTATACAAAGATTTTGTAGCTGAAAATATTCCCAAAGAGACTTCAGTTATGCCTTATTCCCAACTTCG AGCCAAATTGTGTAGTGTTATGGATAAAGACTTCACTGAGCATGAAATGATTACCATTGCAAGGGGATTCTCGGCCAGCTGCTGTAATCCAACACAGGATCGGAAAAAAAtaag AGCTATAGCTTTGACAGAACTAAAAAGATACTTGTGGGATGATTTGGACAGGCTACGAGAATACTTTGTGCATGCAGATCACTTAAAAACAGGAAGGTTAACCATGAAAGAGTGCTACACCGTGCTAAAAGGGGCTAGATTACCGTTCGATAATGAATTACTTAAAAAGATACTTGAAGT CGCGAATAAGGATGAAGAGTGTAAACTTGCTTACGACGAAATTTTGCAGTTCTTGGACAGAAACATTTGTGCTCCTCCTGATGAGCCTCCTATAAACGTAAAG AGTGATTTGTGGTCGTTCTCGGAACCGCGTCCAGAAATCGGTCAATTAATAGATTGGTGGGCCTTCAACAAATACCTTGATCTAGAGTCGACGTTTCGGGATACCGTAGACCAAAACACCATCAAGGCGTTGGAAAAGCAGTGA
- the BckdhA gene encoding 2-oxoisovalerate dehydrogenase subunit alpha, mitochondrial, producing MSLRSSLLFKRMLSEFKNANRNYSEILQFPGAQTSWTYKLNFTEPSSFPAVPTYRVLDNEGKLIEAESEPQLDEQTLVKMYTNMSILNLMDKILYESQRQGRISFYMTSYGEEAIHIGSAAALLQEDFVYGQYREAGVLLYRGFSLQQFVDQCYGNKDDKGKGKQMPVHYGSQQHNYVTISSPLSTQMPQAVGSAFAMKGTNKVVICYFGDGSASEGDAHAAFNFAATLECPVIFFCRNNGYAISTPVNEQYRGDGVAFKGTAYGMNTIRVDGNDVLAVYQATKLARDFASRENKPVLIEALTYRVGDHSTSDDSSSYRPKEEVLRWTDQVYPSKRYRLYLENRGLWNEEKENSLVRETQKSILTALKEGEKKKKHKWTEMYGDVYKFMPLHIRQQQEAMKEHLEAYGEHYPLNSFEK from the coding sequence ATGTCGCTTCGAAGTTCCCTGCTTTTTAAGCGGATGTTAagtgaattcaaaaatgcgaaCAGGAATTATTCGGAGATTCTCCAATTTCCTGGTGCTCAAACTTCATGGACGTACAAACTAAACTTTACTGAACCGTCCTCTTTTCCTGCCGTACCCACGTACAGAGTCCTGGACAATGAAGGTAAATTAATAGAAGCTGAATCAGAGCCACAACTAGATGAACAGACTTTAGTGAAAATGTATACGAACATGAGTATTCTAAATCTCATGGATAAGATTCTCTATGAATCTCAAAGGCAAGGGAGAATTTCGTTTTACATGACAAGCTATGGAGAAGAAGCAATACATATTGGAAGTGCTGCTGCTTTGTTGCAAGAAGACTTTGTGTATGGGCAATATAGAGAAGCCGGCGTTTTGTTGTATCGAGGATTTTCACTTCAGCAATTTGTGGATCAGTGCTATGGAAACAAAGATGATAAAGGCAAAGGCAAGCAAATGCCTGTTCACTATGGAAGCCAACAGCATAATTATGTGACTATTTCTAGTCCACTGAGTACTCAAATGCCACAGGCAGTGGGTTCTGCCTTTGCCATGAAAGGAACCAATAAGGTAGTAATTTGTTACTTTGGTGACGGTAGTGCCTCTGAAGGTGACGCACACGCTGCGTTCAATTTTGCTGCTACCTTAGAATGTCCAGTAATATTCTTTTGTCGAAATAACGGCTACGCAATTTCAACCCCAGTGAACGAGCAATACAGAGGGGACGGCGTTGCCTTCAAAGGCACCGCATATGGAATGAACACTATTCGAGTAGATGGTAATGATGTATTAGCAGTTTACCAAGCTACTAAACTAGCACGCGATTTTGCCTCTCGGGAGAACAAGCCAGTATTAATCGAAGCTTTAACATATAGGGTCGGAGATCATTCGACTTCAGATGATAGTTCAAGTTACAGACCTAAAGAGGAGGTCTTGCGGTGGACTGATCAAGTGTACCCTTCAAAGAGATATCGTTTGTATCTAGAAAACAGAGGTTTGTGGAATGaggaaaaggaaaattcaCTAGTAagagaaacacaaaaaagtatcCTGACAGCTTTGAAAGAAGGggagaagaagaaaaagcatAAGTGGACTGAAATGTACGGagatgtttataaatttatgcCACTCCATATTAGGCAACAACAGGAAGCTATGAAGGAACATTTAGAAGCTTATGGAGAGCATTATCCTCTTAATTCATTTGAAAAGTAA
- the LOC136420052 gene encoding chymotrypsin-2-like, translating to MRSLLVLSALVAVAFADSNSTVFKAEYYPSSPTIIDSSVRIVGGFDAVRNQFPYQVSLQRRSITSAYSHICGGSIISRNWILTAAHCTPAGSVYRIVAGIILQNDQNIPGQQSIDVEEVFNHPGYPGNNVVAPDDVSLVRLAESLVYAENVQSIPIPVHGTRHVGESILSGWGITIPGGSIPNHLQCANLPIIPEEECNSILNSLLGVNGNPFDIDRNVCSGLTNPGQSACSGDSGGPLVHDGVLIGIVSWVLIPCGVYNSPSVYAKASAYSNWVVNVTDGEVRP from the exons ATGAGGAGCCTTTTAGTATTAAGTGCCTTAGTAGCAGTGGCTTTtg CCGATTCCAATTCCACTGTCTTCAAAGCAGAATACTACCCTTCAAGCCCAACCATTATCGATAGTTCCGTACGTATTGTTGGAGGTTTTGATGCCGTAAGAAATCAGTTCCCATATCAAGTTTCCCTTCAGCGACGTTCAATAACCAGTGCTTACTCTCACATCTGTGGAGGCAGCATAATTTCTCGAAA CTGGATCTTAACTGCTGCCCATTGCACTCCCGCAGGTTCTGTATATAGAATAGTAGCAggaattattttgcaaaacgACCAAAACATCCCAGGCCAACAATCCATTGATGTCGAGGAAGTGTTCAACCATCCCGGTTACCCCGG AAACAATGTTGTAGCTCCGGATGATGTTTCCCTGGTACGCTTGGCCGAAAGTTTAGTTTACGCAGAGAACGTTCAGTCTATCCCTATTCCAGTGCACGGTACCAGACACGTCGGGGAATCTATCCTCTCTGGATGGGGTATAACTATACCTGGAGGCTCCATCCCCAATCATCTTCAATGCGCTAATTTACCAATTATACCAGAAGAAG AATGTAACTCCATTCTTAACTCGTTACTTGGAGTTAATGGCAATCCCTTTGATATCGATCGCAATGTTTGTTCAGGACTTACAAATCCTGGACAATCCGCTTGCAGTGGGGACAGTGGTGGCCCTCTGGTACATGATGGTGTTCTGATCGGTATCGTATCCTGGGTTCTGATACCATGCGGTGTTTACAACTCCCCATCAGTTTACGCCAAAGCTTCTGCTTACAGTAACTGGGTTGTGAACGTCACTGATGGTGAAGTTAGGCCCTGA